Within Candidatus Binataceae bacterium, the genomic segment CCGACATCAGCCCGCGTGCGAATCGACGGCGAGGAGCTCGAAGCGCAGCTTGAGTCGGCCGGGGGCGGTGACATCCTGCGGTTCGGCGGGGTTACTGCACGCGTGGCCGTCGCTAGCCGCCGCGACGCAATCCTCGTCGCCGTGGGACCCGCGCACTTCGAGTTCACCAGCGGCGCTGGCGCCGGCCGCCGACGCGGCCGCGGTATCGCTGCGCGCGAAGTCGTCGCGCCGATGCCCGGCAAGGTGCTGAAAATCCTGATCGCCGAGGGCGATCGGGTCGAAAGCGGAGCGGCCCTGATCGTACTGGAAGCGATGAAGATGGAAACCACGCTAGCCGCCGAAGGCCCGGCGGTGATC encodes:
- a CDS encoding biotin/lipoyl-containing protein; the protein is MKLRLSGDPREFEVEIVSRTPTSARVRIDGEELEAQLESAGGGDILRFGGVTARVAVASRRDAILVAVGPAHFEFTSGAGAGRRRGRGIAAREVVAPMPGKVLKILIAEGDRVESGAALIVLEAMKMETTLAAEGPAVIGRIRVAAGAMVDHGAVLLELSPPPSDS